Genomic DNA from Enterococcus saccharolyticus subsp. saccharolyticus:
TTAATTCTTTTCGATAATAATTTGTAGGTTCTTTTGTTTTACTTTTCGTTTTTTTAGGCGCTTGTTTTTTTGGTGTTTTCGATGAAGTTGCTGTCGCTTTTGGTTTCTTAATAATTTGACGATTACGCTCTAGTGCAGCTTCTTTTTCATCTTTTCGTTTTCGTAATTCTGACCGTGTCACTAAGGGACGCTTTGCCATCTTATACCCTCCCTTGGGCAATCAACAATTCCCAATACTGAATCGCAAAAATTGTTTTTGCATCACAGATTGTTTTTTCTTGAATCGCTTGT
This window encodes:
- the macP gene encoding cell wall synthase accessory phosphoprotein MacP, which translates into the protein MAKRPLVTRSELRKRKDEKEAALERNRQIIKKPKATATSSKTPKKQAPKKTKSKTKEPTNYYRKELKKETSKKTRTSEQQRSREMNTFLVKSIVIVALLLVVVMMMIFFL